A region from the Triticum aestivum cultivar Chinese Spring chromosome 3D, IWGSC CS RefSeq v2.1, whole genome shotgun sequence genome encodes:
- the LOC123073719 gene encoding F-box protein At1g11270-like, with the protein MNGDTTPPHMPSELVLEIVAWLPVKSLLRFRCVCKAWRDTISDDAAFHRAHLRAQPPRLLISTCTEEDRMNKVTTIGLYVSEESAALADTIDFPEDHTYYFSHCNGLVLMPWSACSTLPHGAYFHCLGAPTVYH; encoded by the coding sequence ATGAACGGCGACACAACCCCGCCGCACATGCCCTCCGAGCTCGTGCTGGAGATCGTGGCCTGGCTGCCCGTGAAGTCGCTGCTCCGGTTCAGGTGCGTCTGCAAGGCGTGGCGCGACACAATCTCCGACGATGCAGCTTTCCACCGCGCCCACCTCCGTGCTCAGCCTCCACGCTTGCTCATCTCGACCTGCACGGAGGAAGACCGGATGAACAAGGTCACCACCATCGGCTTGTACGTGTCGGAGGAGAGTGCTGCCCTCGCAGACACCATAGACTTTCCTGAAGACCATACGTATTACTTCTCGCACTGCAACGGGCTGGTGCTGATGCCGTGGTCCGCGTGCTCAACCCTGCCACACGGCGCCTACTTCCACTGCCTTGGAGCCCCAACGGTGTATCACTAG